One stretch of Flavobacteriales bacterium DNA includes these proteins:
- a CDS encoding PASTA domain-containing protein, whose translation MLKFLSIGVVVVVLLLIVLFRKSIKPFFRFVFSKTFLINLVLALLVLFLVPYFTLKYLDSYTNHGVKLPVPNFVGTSVNDIEQLAKDNQIQVVISDSVYSDDFPRGTVLRQDPLPNSESYSSFVKPNRKIYVTIVKQSGEYKEIPDLTGDFRVSKKIAKVRLEMLGFKPFFTPKASKDDYVLELRHNGKIVKKGDRVLKGERIEVIHGNGGGGVPITLPNVVNKTVADASQVLSLAGLNVEVKYDGDNITAEDSLNFVVSIQNPHPRNLVQGMIQTGSTIYLIAEKGVPAQDTTKTE comes from the coding sequence ATGTTAAAGTTTTTATCGATAGGTGTAGTTGTAGTTGTGTTGCTTTTGATTGTACTATTCAGAAAAAGTATTAAGCCTTTTTTCCGTTTTGTATTTAGTAAAACGTTTTTAATTAATTTGGTGCTAGCGCTTTTAGTATTGTTTTTAGTGCCCTATTTCACATTGAAATATTTAGATTCATATACGAATCATGGTGTTAAATTACCCGTACCTAATTTTGTAGGAACAAGTGTGAACGATATTGAACAATTAGCAAAAGATAATCAGATTCAAGTGGTGATTAGTGACTCGGTATATTCAGATGATTTCCCTAGAGGAACAGTGTTGAGGCAAGATCCATTGCCTAATTCTGAGAGTTACTCTTCTTTTGTAAAGCCCAATAGAAAAATATATGTCACTATTGTTAAGCAATCTGGTGAGTATAAAGAAATTCCTGATTTAACAGGAGATTTTAGAGTTTCAAAGAAAATTGCTAAGGTGCGTCTGGAGATGCTAGGGTTTAAACCATTTTTTACACCAAAAGCAAGTAAGGATGACTATGTCTTAGAATTGCGTCATAATGGAAAAATAGTAAAGAAAGGAGATCGAGTTTTAAAAGGAGAAAGAATAGAAGTGATCCATGGTAATGGAGGTGGGGGAGTTCCAATTACTTTACCAAATGTGGTGAATAAAACGGTCGCTGATGCAAGTCAAGTTCTTTCTTTAGCTGGTTTAAATGTAGAAGTGAAGTATGATGGAGACAATATTACTGCAGAAGATTCTTTAAATTTTGTGGTGTCGATTCAAAATCCTCATCCAAGAAATCTGGTTCAAGGTATGATTCAAACAGGTTCTACCATCTATTTAATTGCAGAGAAAGGAGTGCCAGCACAAGATACTACCAAGACAGAATAA
- a CDS encoding NAD(P)/FAD-dependent oxidoreductase — protein sequence MSKHHQVLIIGGGSGGLMTASKLIKERSSVDVAVVEPSEKHVYQPAWTLVGANAYDYDKTIRSEASVIPKGVNWIKDKAVTFNPEENEVTLGSGEKVTYDYLVLSPGIQIDLDGIEGLKENIGRNGVCSNYVDPKYTWEVLKNFKGGNALFTQPTTPIKCGGAPQKIMYLAEEHFVKSKVREQTNVIFASPGSVIFGVHPFKEELERIVQKKQIVTKFHYAITKIDGEKKEAHFKLAATGDNQCVVNEDPEIDEKVTGDMHVVIPFDMLHLAPPQSAPDFIKASPFSNEAGWIDVDINTLQHKKYKNVFGVGDAAALPTAKTGAALRKQAPVVVGNILHLMDNKGLGNKKYKGYSSCPLVTGYGKMLLAEFGYNNVRMSDPVLTKFVDTSKEKKSMWYLKKYGLPYLYWNKMLKGKMMD from the coding sequence ATGTCTAAACATCACCAAGTTTTAATAATAGGAGGAGGGTCAGGAGGATTAATGACTGCTTCTAAATTGATAAAAGAGCGTTCATCAGTAGATGTAGCAGTAGTTGAACCTTCAGAAAAACATGTTTACCAGCCTGCTTGGACTTTAGTGGGGGCAAATGCTTATGATTACGATAAAACAATAAGAAGTGAAGCGTCAGTAATACCCAAGGGAGTGAACTGGATTAAAGATAAAGCAGTGACTTTTAACCCCGAAGAAAATGAAGTTACTTTAGGTAGTGGAGAAAAGGTTACTTACGATTATTTGGTCTTATCGCCAGGTATTCAAATTGATTTAGATGGAATAGAGGGATTAAAAGAAAATATAGGTAGAAATGGAGTCTGTAGTAATTATGTAGATCCTAAATACACTTGGGAAGTACTTAAAAACTTTAAAGGAGGAAATGCTTTGTTTACACAGCCAACAACGCCAATTAAATGTGGTGGAGCTCCGCAAAAGATCATGTATTTAGCGGAGGAGCACTTTGTAAAGTCAAAAGTAAGGGAGCAGACCAATGTTATTTTTGCTTCACCAGGGAGTGTTATTTTTGGAGTGCATCCATTTAAAGAAGAGTTAGAAAGAATTGTTCAAAAGAAACAAATTGTTACAAAATTTCATTATGCGATTACAAAAATTGATGGGGAGAAAAAAGAAGCACATTTTAAATTAGCAGCTACAGGAGATAATCAATGTGTCGTTAATGAGGACCCTGAAATAGATGAAAAAGTGACAGGTGATATGCATGTGGTTATTCCTTTTGATATGTTACATTTAGCACCGCCACAATCGGCTCCTGATTTTATTAAAGCATCGCCGTTTAGTAATGAAGCAGGGTGGATAGATGTTGATATTAATACTTTGCAACATAAAAAATACAAGAATGTTTTTGGTGTAGGAGATGCAGCGGCTCTTCCAACTGCAAAAACAGGGGCAGCATTGAGAAAACAAGCTCCTGTAGTCGTGGGAAATATCTTGCACCTTATGGATAATAAAGGGTTAGGGAATAAAAAATATAAAGGTTATTCTTCTTGTCCTTTAGTTACAGGATACGGAAAAATGTTGTTGGCAGAATTTGGCTATAATAATGTAAGAATGAGTGATCCTGTATTAACCAAATTTGTAGATACATCTAAAGAGAAAAAGAGTATGTGGTATTTGAAAAAATACGGGTTGCCTTATTTGTATTGGAACAAAATGCTAAAAGGGAAAATGATGGATTAA
- a CDS encoding T9SS type A sorting domain-containing protein, producing MKLLSSIILIFIILFAVAQEELAPLRYNSALLEPLDEKTGAIHNDFIYAIDTIKLPLIDDFSKDKFKKYTADTADAHVSDTTWYRLNVGGVAEPMGTTYMTDTTFTYTYDTVPGSGFDSIILVSKTPFPSTFVDVYDIDNYEITIQNTEVWPAHNYYDSLWTGSAPDLILVEQAPDLFQDSSTVYFVAPLPEDSFDIWIDSYVYRNNTYPINPLSIGVATFDGLNANGYPYDWSSPSAEGIADYLTSKPIQLGTKVGGGNYTDADSIYLSFAFQTTGLGEAPEEEDSLVLEFWSPVFASWTSVWVSPGVPQDDFEVVMIPITESFYLQNGFQFRFKNYGTLTGSLDHWHIDYVILDDFRTIDDNKMNDWAFQYPAPSLLKNYTSMPWYHYETDPYGLLKTSVEVETFNSLNQAKIIQPSGMDLLYESTLVDNVPYVNTAGNVGAFSNFDMSYDLPSTFYFDTILAHADTSLIFNVQYTLSTNTTPERLTDNDTIVTDQIFHDYYAYDDGSAEAAFGLVTNGAELAYKFTLPNGIQDTLKSIDMHFVSSVNDVSNSLFFLQIWDDNNGQPGELIYTTDDENLPVTFRPHYNWGNNSFYEYILPEGVVVSGTYYIGWKQSSSDRLNIGFDKNIDNSAKIFYNLGTNWSNTSFSGSLMMRPVFKTSYDSFLSMNEKVEASNVRVYPNPSSSHVTFEIDKEINGSIELYDMYGRVVYNAQFIGASQQIQVNTLAEGNYIGVLKDEQGVVLTKKKLLILR from the coding sequence ATGAAATTATTAAGTAGTATAATCCTGATATTCATAATTCTTTTCGCTGTAGCGCAGGAAGAATTAGCTCCCTTGAGATATAATAGCGCCCTATTAGAGCCTTTGGATGAGAAAACAGGAGCAATTCACAATGACTTTATTTATGCTATAGATACGATTAAACTGCCTTTAATTGATGATTTTTCAAAAGATAAATTCAAAAAATATACGGCAGATACCGCTGATGCTCATGTGTCTGATACTACTTGGTATAGATTGAATGTTGGTGGGGTAGCGGAACCAATGGGGACAACATACATGACTGATACAACCTTTACCTATACCTATGATACTGTTCCTGGTTCTGGGTTTGATTCCATTATTTTAGTTTCGAAAACACCTTTTCCATCAACATTTGTAGATGTGTACGATATTGATAATTATGAAATAACGATTCAAAATACAGAGGTTTGGCCTGCACACAATTATTATGACTCCTTATGGACAGGAAGCGCTCCTGATCTAATTTTAGTTGAGCAAGCTCCAGATTTATTTCAAGATTCGTCAACCGTTTATTTTGTAGCACCTTTACCAGAAGATTCTTTCGATATATGGATTGATAGTTATGTCTATAGAAACAATACTTATCCGATTAATCCACTGTCAATAGGCGTTGCTACCTTTGATGGACTAAATGCCAATGGGTATCCTTATGATTGGTCATCACCATCAGCGGAAGGTATTGCAGATTATTTAACTTCCAAACCTATACAGCTTGGGACTAAAGTTGGTGGAGGAAATTATACCGATGCTGATTCTATTTATTTAAGTTTTGCATTTCAGACGACTGGGCTAGGAGAGGCTCCTGAAGAAGAGGATTCTTTAGTGTTGGAATTTTGGTCACCTGTATTTGCTTCATGGACTTCAGTTTGGGTATCCCCAGGAGTTCCACAAGATGATTTTGAGGTTGTGATGATTCCTATTACTGAATCTTTTTACCTACAAAATGGGTTTCAATTCCGTTTTAAAAATTACGGAACATTAACAGGAAGTTTGGATCATTGGCATATTGATTATGTTATTCTGGATGACTTTAGAACCATAGATGATAATAAAATGAATGATTGGGCTTTTCAATATCCTGCCCCGTCCTTATTAAAAAACTACACTTCCATGCCTTGGTATCACTACGAAACGGATCCTTATGGACTGCTGAAAACATCTGTAGAAGTAGAAACGTTTAATTCATTAAATCAAGCTAAAATTATTCAGCCAAGTGGTATGGATCTGCTGTATGAATCAACACTCGTTGATAATGTTCCCTATGTGAATACAGCTGGTAATGTTGGAGCTTTTAGTAATTTTGATATGTCTTATGATTTACCATCAACATTTTATTTTGATACAATTTTAGCACATGCTGATACGAGTTTGATCTTTAATGTTCAATATACATTGAGTACCAATACAACTCCTGAACGATTAACGGATAATGATACTATTGTCACGGATCAAATTTTTCATGATTATTATGCTTATGATGATGGTTCTGCTGAAGCAGCTTTCGGATTGGTTACTAATGGGGCTGAATTGGCTTATAAGTTTACATTACCCAATGGAATTCAGGATACATTAAAATCAATCGATATGCATTTCGTTTCATCAGTTAATGATGTGAGTAATAGTTTATTCTTTTTACAGATTTGGGACGACAATAATGGTCAGCCGGGTGAGTTGATTTATACAACAGATGATGAAAATTTACCAGTAACATTCAGGCCGCATTATAATTGGGGGAATAATAGTTTTTATGAATATATTTTGCCAGAGGGAGTTGTTGTCTCAGGAACTTACTACATTGGTTGGAAACAGTCCTCTTCAGATCGTTTAAACATAGGGTTTGATAAAAATATAGATAATAGTGCTAAAATATTTTACAATTTAGGAACCAACTGGTCCAATACAAGTTTTTCTGGTTCTTTAATGATGAGACCAGTTTTTAAAACATCTTATGATTCTTTCTTGTCAATGAATGAAAAAGTAGAAGCATCAAATGTAAGAGTATATCCTAATCCTTCTTCAAGCCATGTGACTTTTGAAATAGATAAAGAGATTAATGGAAGTATCGAATTATATGATATGTATGGCAGAGTGGTTTATAATGCACAATTTATAGGAGCTAGTCAACAAATTCAAGTCAATACTTTGGCTGAGGGGAACTACATTGGTGTGCTCAAAGATGAACAAGGTGTAGTTTTAACCAAAAAGAAGCTGCTAATTTTAAGATAG
- a CDS encoding FtsX-like permease family protein: protein MNTALYIAKRYIFSKKSHSAINIISLISVLGIFISTTAMIIVLSAFNGIEGLVENLFSSFDPALKITIKEGKTFDENQININQLNKIEGISSVSKVIEEITMLKHGDQWITATIKGVDSIFFDVCNISSALIEGETTLKSNGFENTIIGLGIQNQLQVSSDPRYSNTLTAYGLLRNKKLSKNNRKAFKPLMLNVSGVFSINPEFDNQYIITSLDFTKKLLEYDHSITAVEIGLHKDASSKEVKEQITATLDDNFVVKTRYEQNELIFKTNQTEKWMVFLILGFILILSTFNIIASISMLLFDKQKDIKTLISMGATQRFIQQIFFLEGLFINFLGGILGIIVGLGICFLQIKFHLVKLQNSVIDYWPVEIEAKDLLLVFSTIIIIGVVSSYLPVKYLIRKQFSKSF from the coding sequence TTGAATACAGCACTATACATAGCTAAACGGTACATTTTTTCTAAAAAATCGCATAGTGCAATCAACATCATTTCCCTTATCTCTGTTTTGGGAATCTTTATCAGTACCACAGCAATGATTATTGTACTTAGTGCTTTCAATGGTATTGAGGGGCTTGTTGAAAACCTATTTAGCTCTTTTGACCCTGCCTTAAAGATCACTATTAAAGAGGGAAAAACCTTTGATGAAAATCAAATAAATATTAATCAACTTAACAAAATAGAAGGCATCTCTTCTGTTTCAAAAGTAATTGAAGAAATCACAATGCTTAAACATGGAGATCAATGGATCACTGCAACTATCAAAGGTGTTGACTCTATTTTTTTTGATGTTTGTAATATTTCTTCGGCTCTAATTGAGGGGGAGACCACTTTGAAAAGTAATGGTTTTGAAAACACCATTATTGGGTTAGGAATTCAAAATCAACTACAGGTTTCAAGTGACCCTCGCTACAGCAATACACTCACTGCTTATGGACTACTTCGAAACAAAAAACTATCGAAGAATAATCGAAAAGCTTTTAAGCCTTTAATGTTAAATGTAAGCGGTGTTTTTTCTATTAATCCTGAATTTGATAATCAATACATTATCACCTCACTTGACTTCACAAAAAAACTTTTAGAGTACGATCATTCTATTACCGCAGTCGAAATTGGACTCCATAAAGATGCCTCGTCAAAAGAAGTTAAAGAGCAAATCACTGCTACCTTAGACGATAACTTTGTGGTTAAAACTAGATATGAACAAAACGAACTCATTTTTAAAACCAATCAGACAGAAAAATGGATGGTCTTTTTAATTCTAGGATTCATTTTAATCCTCTCTACATTTAACATTATTGCTTCAATAAGCATGTTACTATTTGACAAACAAAAGGATATCAAGACCTTAATAAGCATGGGAGCAACCCAACGATTTATTCAACAAATTTTCTTTTTAGAAGGATTATTTATCAACTTTCTAGGTGGAATCTTAGGAATTATTGTTGGATTAGGCATTTGCTTTCTTCAAATTAAATTTCATTTGGTCAAACTTCAAAACTCAGTAATTGACTACTGGCCTGTTGAAATTGAAGCAAAGGATCTTCTACTTGTTTTCTCTACGATTATCATTATTGGTGTAGTTTCTTCCTATCTTCCGGTAAAATACTTAATCAGAAAACAGTTTAGTAAAAGCTTTTAA
- a CDS encoding D-alanine--D-alanine ligase, whose product MKTVAIIEGGHSHEEIISRKSAQTIFKNIDRKHFSPIRVSIDEKGWFAILDQKEYPIDKNDFSFTVNHQKQHFDFAFIVIHGTPGEDGKLQAYFDLLNIPYNTSSQLISTLTFNKFVCNQFLQNFGINVAQAKLVRKNESYNKTAIINDLGLPCFVKPADGGSSFGITKVTKEDQLDEAIKKGMIHGTQVIIESFLSGREVTNGIFLSQKGYQTLPITEIVTNNDFFDFDAKYKGESQEITPAPISEELTKKIKQTTKKVAEILHLKGIARIDYIIVNDLPFLIEVNTVPGMAAESLIPQMAALEDIKLSTLITEVITVNSNL is encoded by the coding sequence ATGAAAACAGTTGCGATTATTGAGGGAGGCCATAGTCACGAAGAGATCATATCGAGAAAAAGTGCCCAAACAATCTTTAAAAACATTGACCGTAAACATTTTTCACCAATCAGAGTTTCCATTGATGAAAAAGGATGGTTTGCTATTCTAGATCAAAAAGAATACCCCATCGATAAGAACGACTTTTCATTCACAGTTAATCATCAAAAGCAACATTTTGATTTTGCCTTCATTGTTATTCACGGAACACCAGGGGAAGATGGAAAACTTCAGGCTTATTTTGACTTACTGAATATTCCTTACAACACCTCATCGCAACTCATATCAACGCTAACATTTAACAAGTTTGTCTGCAATCAATTCTTACAAAACTTTGGAATAAATGTAGCTCAAGCTAAACTCGTGAGAAAAAATGAGAGTTACAACAAGACAGCAATCATTAATGATTTAGGACTTCCTTGCTTTGTAAAACCAGCTGACGGAGGTAGCAGTTTTGGGATTACCAAAGTAACAAAAGAGGATCAATTAGATGAGGCGATAAAAAAAGGGATGATTCATGGCACTCAAGTCATTATAGAGTCTTTCCTCTCAGGACGAGAAGTTACCAATGGAATTTTCCTATCTCAAAAAGGTTATCAAACACTACCTATTACAGAAATTGTAACGAATAATGATTTTTTTGATTTCGATGCCAAATACAAAGGTGAATCTCAGGAAATCACTCCTGCTCCAATATCAGAAGAGCTCACAAAAAAAATTAAGCAAACCACCAAAAAAGTAGCCGAAATACTGCACCTTAAAGGTATTGCTCGAATTGATTATATTATTGTTAACGACTTACCTTTTTTGATTGAAGTCAATACTGTTCCTGGGATGGCAGCCGAAAGTTTAATCCCACAAATGGCAGCATTGGAGGACATCAAATTAAGTACTTTAATTACAGAAGTAATAACAGTAAATAGCAACCTGTAA
- a CDS encoding dCMP deaminase family protein, with product MKKGEDKKKQEKFDKAYLRMAKEWSKLSHCERKQVGALIVSGRRIISDGFNGTPTGMDNCCEDDEGYTKWSVLHAEANAILKVASSTNSCEGATLYVTLSPCKDCSKLIHQSGIKRVVFIDRYKNTEGIEFLEKVDVEVVQIQNPVED from the coding sequence GTGAAAAAAGGAGAAGACAAAAAAAAGCAAGAAAAATTCGACAAAGCCTACTTAAGAATGGCTAAAGAATGGTCTAAACTATCGCATTGTGAACGTAAACAGGTTGGAGCATTAATTGTTAGTGGAAGAAGAATTATTTCAGATGGTTTTAATGGTACGCCAACAGGGATGGATAATTGCTGTGAAGATGACGAGGGCTACACCAAATGGTCTGTATTACATGCTGAAGCAAATGCCATTTTAAAAGTAGCTTCAAGCACTAACAGCTGTGAAGGAGCTACACTATATGTTACTTTGTCACCATGTAAAGACTGCTCAAAACTAATTCACCAGTCAGGTATTAAACGTGTTGTGTTTATTGACAGATATAAAAATACAGAGGGGATAGAATTCTTAGAAAAAGTTGATGTAGAAGTTGTTCAAATTCAAAACCCTGTAGAAGACTAA
- a CDS encoding phosphatidate cytidylyltransferase, whose product MNDLTKRIITGILFVVVLLLAITTNKYTLAGLFYIVSMAGLYEFYMLMEQVSFKPKKSAAMIVGSIIYGIIVMYSFGEFNFAYLLFIFPLLVTLVALELFRKSKDPVTNIAFSVMGILYVVIPLAILNFFAYDPTYYNEMDINTNNYSSLLLVGFFVIQWANDSGAYLFGSLLGKYKLFERISPNKTWEGFYGGAILAVITGIIFGQFFDGKTIHWIIVALIIVIFGTLGDLTESQIKRSCGVKDSGNLLPGHGGILDRFDGVLFSAPFVLAYLQLVYLQLINN is encoded by the coding sequence TTGAACGATTTAACGAAACGTATTATAACGGGAATTTTATTTGTTGTTGTTTTATTACTCGCAATAACTACCAATAAATACACCTTGGCAGGTTTATTCTACATTGTTTCTATGGCAGGCCTCTATGAGTTTTACATGTTAATGGAACAAGTTAGCTTTAAACCTAAAAAAAGTGCCGCTATGATAGTAGGCTCTATCATCTATGGGATCATTGTAATGTATAGTTTTGGGGAGTTTAACTTTGCCTATTTATTATTTATCTTTCCTTTATTAGTTACTTTAGTTGCTCTAGAATTATTTAGAAAAAGTAAAGATCCTGTTACTAACATCGCTTTTTCGGTGATGGGCATTTTATATGTAGTAATCCCACTAGCTATCCTTAATTTTTTTGCTTACGATCCGACTTACTACAATGAAATGGACATTAATACTAATAACTATTCAAGTTTGTTATTAGTCGGTTTCTTTGTTATTCAATGGGCTAATGACTCTGGTGCATATTTATTTGGCTCGTTATTGGGAAAATACAAATTATTTGAAAGAATTTCTCCCAACAAAACATGGGAAGGGTTTTATGGAGGTGCTATATTAGCAGTTATCACAGGTATTATCTTTGGACAATTCTTTGATGGCAAAACCATTCACTGGATTATTGTTGCTTTAATTATTGTAATATTTGGGACTTTAGGTGATTTAACAGAATCTCAAATCAAAAGAAGTTGTGGAGTTAAAGATTCAGGAAACTTATTACCAGGACATGGAGGAATTCTTGATCGATTTGATGGGGTGTTATTCTCTGCTCCCTTTGTATTGGCCTATTTACAGTTAGTTTATCTACAATTAATTAACAACTAA
- a CDS encoding S41 family peptidase translates to MKSYLIITPLLIALCSALAYYVGSGKFISQKKVIQQEEVSKLNHVLELIENRYVDSVKKNELIELTIKNMLAELDPHSAYISAVNTEVENERLQGHFGGVGIRFIVLRDTLMVTNIIKGGPSDKAGLLASDRIIAVDDSVIAGVGLAIENVHKKLKGKSGTPVHLTILREGTEKEIDIIRGQIPLPSINASYQITDDIGYIKIDNFSNKTGVEFAQALGKLKRKGMTKLILDLRHNGGGYMHTAVNVVDEFLPDGKLIVYTQGLHLDKNETFASAYGNFENNAVVVLINSSSASASEIVSGALQDNDRATIIGRRSFGKGLVQQPMILEDGSEMRLTVSRYYTPTGRCIQKAYGDGIDYHSDIMERYENGELQELDSSHFENLEQFTTPKGKIVYGGGGIMPDIFVPIDTTGSSLYLTSLLYSSAFRNFCFNYIDKNRKQLRFNDVENFNKNFKITEELLNQFTDFAEKEYDIPKIITEFQHSKERIKINLKAEIATYLFDVSTRSLINIPFDKDIQEALKQLK, encoded by the coding sequence ATGAAGTCTTATTTAATTATCACACCTTTACTTATAGCACTTTGCTCTGCATTAGCTTACTATGTTGGCTCAGGAAAATTTATTTCTCAAAAAAAAGTCATCCAACAGGAAGAAGTTTCAAAATTAAACCATGTATTAGAACTTATTGAAAACAGATATGTTGACTCGGTAAAGAAAAATGAACTTATTGAATTAACAATAAAAAATATGCTTGCTGAACTAGATCCACATTCAGCATACATTTCAGCCGTCAATACTGAAGTTGAAAATGAAAGGTTACAAGGTCATTTTGGTGGTGTTGGAATTCGCTTTATTGTTCTACGCGACACCTTAATGGTTACTAACATTATCAAAGGAGGTCCATCAGATAAAGCAGGGCTATTGGCTTCTGACCGAATTATAGCCGTTGATGACTCTGTAATTGCTGGAGTTGGTTTGGCAATCGAAAATGTACATAAAAAACTCAAAGGTAAAAGCGGCACCCCAGTACACCTTACGATTCTTAGAGAAGGAACTGAAAAAGAGATTGATATTATCCGAGGTCAAATCCCTCTTCCTTCAATCAACGCTTCTTACCAAATTACAGATGACATTGGATATATTAAAATCGATAATTTTTCTAACAAAACAGGCGTAGAGTTTGCTCAAGCATTAGGAAAGTTAAAACGAAAAGGAATGACCAAATTAATCCTTGACCTTAGACATAATGGAGGCGGATACATGCATACGGCAGTAAATGTAGTTGATGAATTCTTACCAGATGGAAAACTCATTGTCTATACCCAAGGACTACACTTAGACAAAAACGAAACCTTTGCCAGTGCCTATGGAAATTTTGAAAACAATGCTGTAGTTGTTCTCATTAACAGCTCTTCTGCTTCTGCCAGTGAAATTGTAAGCGGAGCCTTACAAGACAACGATCGTGCAACAATTATTGGAAGACGTTCATTTGGAAAAGGTTTGGTTCAACAACCAATGATTTTAGAAGATGGCTCTGAGATGCGCTTAACTGTCTCTCGTTACTACACTCCTACAGGAAGATGTATTCAAAAAGCTTATGGAGATGGTATCGATTACCACTCTGATATTATGGAAAGGTATGAAAATGGAGAACTACAGGAATTGGATAGTTCTCACTTTGAAAACCTAGAACAATTTACGACCCCAAAAGGTAAAATTGTATATGGAGGAGGAGGAATTATGCCAGACATCTTTGTTCCTATTGACACCACTGGTTCTTCGCTTTATTTAACGAGCTTACTCTACTCTTCTGCATTCAGAAATTTCTGCTTCAATTACATTGATAAAAACAGAAAACAATTACGTTTTAACGACGTTGAAAACTTTAATAAGAACTTTAAAATAACAGAAGAGTTGTTAAATCAATTTACTGATTTTGCTGAAAAAGAATACGATATTCCAAAAATTATAACTGAATTTCAGCACTCTAAAGAACGGATAAAAATTAATTTAAAAGCTGAAATTGCAACTTATCTATTTGATGTAAGTACTCGTTCTTTAATCAACATCCCTTTTGACAAAGACATTCAAGAGGCTTTAAAACAACTTAAATAA